The nucleotide sequence GAGCTATGCGCTCTTTGATGTTGCTGAAGCGATGGAAAATCGTAAGTATTCGCAAATTCGAGACGTAATGGAAACATTGACCAATCATTACCCAGATGTAACTGCAACAACAGACATGGATGATGATAATGTATATATTACTTTGCGCGAGGGAGAACATGCTAAGTTCATTATTTTGCCTCGTCAACCTGCGATGATGGAGGTGTGGTCGAATGCGTAAATTGATATCCTATCGCAAAGAAATCATTATTGGAATAATACCTGTACTGCTCAGCTTTATAATCTATATGGGATTTCCCGTCGGTATTCTTGTCATGGGCGCGATCATGCTCGGAGTACTCTTCATGATGTCACGGCGTGGTGGTCTTGCTATGGGTGCGGCAGGTAAAAAAGTTAAAGCTCGTAAACCATCCTATTTGACCTTTGATGATATCGGTGGACAAGAAAATCCAAAACGCGAATTACGCGAAGCTCTAGATTTTATCGTAAACCAACAGAAAATTCAATCGTTAGGGATTCGTCCTCTTAAGGGTATTCTGCTTACTGGCCCTCCAGGGACAGGGAAGACGCTACTTGCAAAAGCAGCAGCTCAGCATACGGATTCAGCCTTTGTTGCTGCATCAGGTAGTGAATTCGTCGAGATGTATGTCGGTGTCGGTGCTGGGCGTATTCGTGACTTATTTAAGGAAGCTCGGGAGCTCGCGGTGAAGCAAAAACGTAATAGTGCAATTATCTTTATTGATGAAATCGATGGGATCGGCGGTAAGCGAGACGGAGGTCAGCATCGGGAATACGATCAAACGTTAAATCAACTACTAACAGAGATGGACGGCGTACAAGGTGACGAAAACGTGCGCGTACTGTTAGTCGCTGCGACGAATCGCAAGGAATTGCTTGATCCTGCTTTGCTTCGTCCTGGCCGGTTCGACCGACACATTCAAGTTGACTTACCAGATAAAGGCGGGCGTGAAGCGATATTGCGTCTCCACGCTCGTAACAAGCCTCTTCATCCAGACGTCTCACTTGTTAAAGTTGCAGAGGAGACATTCAGTTTTTCAGGTGCGCAACTAGAAAGTTTGATGAACGAGGCAGCGATCTATGCAATGCGTGATGAGTCAGAAGTATTAACTGCAGCACACCTTACCCTTGCAATCGATAAGGTCATGATGGGCGAGCGGATGGATCGAGAAACGACGCGTGAAGAGCGAGAGCGTGTAGCGATTCATGAGCTTGGTCATGCGATTATGGCAGAAAGTGTTCGACCTGGAAGTGTAGCGCAAGTATCTTTAACGCCTCGGGGTCAAGCGCTTGGTTACGTTCGCCATCATCCTCAACAGGACCAATATTTATACACGAAGACAGTACTTGAAGAACAAATTAAGATTGCGCTTGGCGGCGCAGTCGCTGAAGAGCTTCATTATGGTGGTCGGAGCACGGGTTCGCGTGGCGACTTTGAGCAAGCAACTAACATCGTTAGAACATTGATCGAATCAGGGATGTCCGATTTGGGTATTATACATCCTGAAGCGTTAACGCAAGAACAGTGGTCACGGGAGAACGGCGTAATTCTTGATGAACTGATCAAGCAAACGAGACTACTGCTTGGCAGTCATATGAATACCTTTAAGCAGTTGCTCCAGCTTCTCATTTCTGAAGAAACACTGTCCGGTGATCAATTACGGACACAGATGAAGCGAGTTGCAGCATAGGAGCATACGCTCTATGATCCAATTAATCGAAATACAGTAGCTACTCCTTGGTCATATTCATGACTGTGGAGTAGCTATTTTAATTTTGTCTAAAATGCAAGAAATGTTTCAGGAAGTATGATAGCATTGAACTAATTTGCAAATTGATTCGTTATATAGATTAGAGGTGGCAAGCTTGGATTCGCAACAGCACAATTTCGATTTTCTAAAATATATGGTTGACACTGATGACAATAAGCAATTACTTGATCAATTGATGCTCGCTTATGGTAAGGATGTCTGGAACTACGCCTTCAGCATGACGCGCAAGTGGGATGTCGCTGATGATGTTACACAAGAAGTGTTCATTAAAGTTTATCGTAATATGAATTCTTTTCGCAGAGATTCTTCCGTGAAAACGTGGTTGCTTACGATTACTCGCAATACAGTAATTGATTATCGAAGATCTGCCTTTATAAGAAAAGTGACACTTTCTGACGTGTTGGAGGACCATTCTGAACGACAGTCTGCTGAGCAAGAAGTGATCGGCAATTGGACAGTCAATGAAATGTGGGCGATGGTATTAAAGCTCCCGAGTAAATATAGAGAAGTTATTATCCTCTACGCGCATAATCAATTGTCTTTGAAGGAAATTTCAGAAGTATTGGACGTAACAGAAGGAACTGTGAAATCCCGAATGTTTCATGCAAGAAAGAAGCTAACATTGATGAAGGAGGCGAACCGCTAATGAACGATAATGAGTTATTTGAACAACTAGCGCGCGGTCCGCTTGTTAAGGAAGGATTTGATGACGATTTAAGGAGTAAAATACATCAACAGTTGGATGCGACTCGTACAAGTAAACGAAAGCTTCGGCCTTTCCGACTATCTTGGTTGAATGGAAGCGCGGCGGTTGTGCTGCTTTTTGTTATCGTGCTCGCAATCGTAAATGGGCAACAACATTCTCCATTAAATATGGCAGATGAAGAAGCAAACGTAATCCAATCAAATACGGAAGCTGCATCATCTCCTTATGCAACGATTACTAATGAGTCGCAATCACAAAGCCTGAGATCGGCTGTACTTATTGGTCTTCGTAAGGATACTCCGGTGAAAGATGAGAAAGCAGACGTAAGTGAAAGCTCTTACCGTACAATACTTATTGCGCCTGAAGAAGAGGAATTAGTTGTCGCCGCTAGTGGCAAAGGGATTTGGATGCCGTTTGAACAGACGTTCTGGCATGTCGATGCAGTAGCTGACACGTCAGAAAAGGGTGGTCAGAAGGTAATCGCAGCAACAGCTGCAGCCTTGTTACCCGAAGTAATTGATTCAACGTCCTCCAGTATCGTACGAGAAAAGCTACTCTATGTAAGCAATCGTTATCTCTCACTCATGCAGTCTAAATCGACAAAGGATAATACAAGTGTGCAAAGCGATGTATGGGTGAAAGATGTCACACAGCTAACTTCTACTGCTCGTGCAGATGAATGGGCGAAGGGTAAGAAAACTTTACATTATACTGTTGGAGAACTGACAGGTATTGAGGGATCGGCTGCTGTCATTGATCAGTGGACAATTGCACGCAGTTCGGGGCAGTGGGTAGCAGAGCAACCGACAACAAGTTCAAAAATAAGCGAATGGCAGGAAATTGACGCTCCATTATCAGATCAGATCGTTTCACATGATAAGCTCGCGCTTACTTGGAACGAAATTTATAAATATGAACCGTTTGCGAAGGATGCTTTCACATCGCCAACAAAAGATTTGCTCGCAGTTGTAGTGAATGATGCGATTCATATTTACGCATATCAGCAGCCGTTTAAAAACATGAAGCAGATCTCAATCCCATTAGAGGGGCAAGAAAGTGTGATTATGGTGCAATGGGCACAAGATAAATATGTCGATTCATGGAAACATATGCTAAGAACGTGGATTCCTTCAACAATTAAAGACGGAATATGATAAAATAAAGGTACCTCAGCAATAATAAGAGGTAT is from Candidatus Cohnella colombiensis and encodes:
- a CDS encoding AAA family ATPase codes for the protein MRKLISYRKEIIIGIIPVLLSFIIYMGFPVGILVMGAIMLGVLFMMSRRGGLAMGAAGKKVKARKPSYLTFDDIGGQENPKRELREALDFIVNQQKIQSLGIRPLKGILLTGPPGTGKTLLAKAAAQHTDSAFVAASGSEFVEMYVGVGAGRIRDLFKEARELAVKQKRNSAIIFIDEIDGIGGKRDGGQHREYDQTLNQLLTEMDGVQGDENVRVLLVAATNRKELLDPALLRPGRFDRHIQVDLPDKGGREAILRLHARNKPLHPDVSLVKVAEETFSFSGAQLESLMNEAAIYAMRDESEVLTAAHLTLAIDKVMMGERMDRETTREERERVAIHELGHAIMAESVRPGSVAQVSLTPRGQALGYVRHHPQQDQYLYTKTVLEEQIKIALGGAVAEELHYGGRSTGSRGDFEQATNIVRTLIESGMSDLGIIHPEALTQEQWSRENGVILDELIKQTRLLLGSHMNTFKQLLQLLISEETLSGDQLRTQMKRVAA
- a CDS encoding sigma-70 family RNA polymerase sigma factor, translating into MVDTDDNKQLLDQLMLAYGKDVWNYAFSMTRKWDVADDVTQEVFIKVYRNMNSFRRDSSVKTWLLTITRNTVIDYRRSAFIRKVTLSDVLEDHSERQSAEQEVIGNWTVNEMWAMVLKLPSKYREVIILYAHNQLSLKEISEVLDVTEGTVKSRMFHARKKLTLMKEANR